In the Scyliorhinus torazame isolate Kashiwa2021f chromosome 22, sScyTor2.1, whole genome shotgun sequence genome, one interval contains:
- the ndufa8 gene encoding NADH dehydrogenase [ubiquinone] 1 alpha subcomplex subunit 8 gives MAATELPELKELNVQEVNVSSAVLKAAAHHYGSQCDKPNKEFMLCRWEEKDPRKCLQEGRKVNECALDFFRKVKIHCSEPFTEYWTCLDYSNLQELRRCRKQQDAFDNCVLDKLGWVRPDLGELSKVTKVQTDRPIPENVYHSRPRPEPNPVIEGELQPAKYGSRFFFWNW, from the exons ATGGCCGCGACCGAGCTGCCCGAACTGAAGGAGCTAAATGTGCAAGAGGTGAACGTGTCGTCGGCGGTGCTGAAGGCGGCCGCCCACCACTACGGCTCGCAGTGCGACAAGCCCAACAAGGAGTTCATGCTGTGCCGCTGGGAGGAGAAGGACCCGCGGAAATGTCTGCAGGAAGGGAGGAAGGTCAACGAGTGCGCGCTGGACTTCTTCAG GAAGGTAAAAATCCACTGCAGCGAGCCCTTCACAGAGTACTGGACATGCCTTGATTATAGCAACCTGCAAGAGCTCCGTCGATGCCGCAAGCAACAAGATGCTTTTGATAACTGTGTGCTGGACAAACTGGGCTGGGTTCGACCAGACCTAGGAGAACTCTCAAAG GTTACCAAGGTGCAGACAGATCGGCCAATTCCTGAGAATGTCTATCACTCCAGGCCAAGGCCAGAGCCCAACCCAGTCATTGAAGGGGAGTTACAACCTGCCAAATATGGCAGCAGATTCTTCTTCTGGAACTGGTGA